One Acidimicrobiales bacterium DNA segment encodes these proteins:
- a CDS encoding DUF3039 domain-containing protein — protein sequence MPDLAPLETTTIREETVTHPVTDDGDHDRFAHYARKADITKATVEGTPVVAICGKVWVPSRDPSKYPICKTCAEIKAKLDARKRN from the coding sequence ATGCCGGACCTCGCCCCGCTCGAAACGACGACGATCAGGGAGGAGACGGTCACCCACCCGGTGACCGACGATGGCGACCACGACCGTTTCGCCCACTACGCCCGCAAGGCCGACATCACCAAGGCGACGGTCGAGGGCACACCCGTCGTCGCGATCTGCGGCAAGGTGTGGGTGCCGAGCCGCGATCCGTCGAAGTACCCGATCTGCAAGACCTGCGCCGAGATCAAGGCCAAACTCGACGCCCGCAAGCGCAACTAG